In Selenomonas sp. TAMA-11512, a genomic segment contains:
- a CDS encoding multidrug effflux MFS transporter, translating into MQESKETDIELKCGQAPTTWIIVYLGMLSAMAPWATDMYLPALPLVGESFGVPAAMAQLSLGMTMVGIAVGMLFSGPFIDCYGRQRPVVLGMLGFGLASLLCAWTENIYVFLFFRLVQGIAGAFGITGARAIARDMAEGAHLTRLFALLMLVNGLAPIVAPVMGGQMLVYSDWRSIFYLLLGIGILLDLTSAFYYRETLTKENRINNIWASFQSYKELLKDRYFIGNSLVQSFFFAAFFAYISGSTFVFQKIYGLSPQEFSYLFAFIGILVMIAGVLPASLAGRIKDESMLRWSLWQAAIGGFLFLLAIYFHLSFLPVALALFVSLPTISVMGAASFSLAMQANGKRAGSAAALIGFFSNVAGGFMTPLVGIRGEQDAMPMAIIMFAGEGLALISFYWFIYGKTGKVK; encoded by the coding sequence ATGCAGGAATCGAAAGAAACAGACATAGAATTAAAGTGCGGACAGGCACCGACGACATGGATTATCGTCTATCTCGGCATGCTCTCGGCAATGGCTCCGTGGGCGACGGATATGTATTTACCCGCGCTGCCTCTTGTCGGTGAGAGTTTCGGGGTTCCCGCAGCAATGGCACAGCTCTCCTTGGGGATGACTATGGTGGGAATTGCCGTCGGTATGTTGTTTTCCGGTCCCTTCATTGATTGTTACGGGAGACAGAGGCCGGTCGTTCTCGGTATGCTTGGGTTCGGGCTTGCCTCGTTACTCTGTGCATGGACAGAGAACATATATGTTTTTCTCTTCTTCCGCCTGGTGCAGGGGATAGCAGGAGCATTCGGTATCACGGGAGCAAGAGCAATAGCAAGAGATATGGCAGAGGGAGCGCACTTGACGCGGCTGTTTGCACTCCTGATGCTCGTGAATGGGTTGGCTCCGATTGTGGCACCTGTCATGGGAGGCCAGATGCTCGTTTACTCGGATTGGCGAAGTATTTTCTATCTCCTGCTCGGCATCGGCATTCTTCTCGATCTGACGAGTGCTTTTTACTATCGGGAGACACTTACAAAAGAGAACCGAATTAACAACATTTGGGCAAGCTTCCAAAGCTACAAAGAACTCCTAAAAGACCGTTACTTTATTGGCAACAGTCTCGTACAATCGTTCTTTTTCGCTGCCTTCTTTGCTTATATTTCAGGTTCGACATTTGTCTTTCAGAAGATTTATGGGCTTTCGCCGCAGGAGTTTAGTTATCTTTTTGCCTTTATCGGCATTCTCGTCATGATAGCCGGCGTCCTGCCGGCGAGTCTTGCCGGGCGCATCAAAGACGAGTCCATGCTTCGCTGGTCACTTTGGCAGGCAGCAATAGGCGGATTCCTGTTCCTTCTCGCCATCTATTTTCATCTATCTTTCCTTCCGGTTGCTTTAGCGCTCTTTGTATCGCTTCCAACAATCTCCGTCATGGGGGCGGCGAGTTTTTCACTGGCCATGCAGGCCAATGGAAAACGGGCAGGCAGTGCGGCTGCTCTCATTGGATTCTTCTCAAATGTTGCCGGCGGATTCATGACTCCTTTAGTCGGCATACGCGGTGAACAAGATGCCATGCCGATGGCAATCATCATGTTTGCCGGTGAGGGTCTGGCGCTTATTTCTTTTTATTGGTTCATCTATGGAAAGACCGGCAAGGTAAAGTAG
- a CDS encoding S-layer homology domain-containing protein produces MQHFIFRTFFTLLFLSIVIAPSYHASMAPASMPSAKSPYLNASSWAQAELTDAYILGIVPDKLVASDMQAPISRVEFASIVVAAYELLNKTSIFAMPADTFRDTKDADARKVSAIGVMKGTSNGRFFPDNTVSREDAAVILSSLYKEIRQPGWRRYEMQMVGERRFADDSDISPHARESVYFMRKYGVMKGLGDNQFAPKLEMNREQSILLVLRMFKEFSI; encoded by the coding sequence TTGCAGCACTTCATTTTTCGTACCTTTTTCACTCTATTGTTCTTATCCATAGTCATCGCCCCATCTTACCACGCCTCCATGGCTCCTGCAAGTATGCCGTCAGCAAAAAGCCCCTACCTCAACGCTTCTTCGTGGGCGCAAGCGGAGCTTACAGATGCCTATATATTGGGCATTGTACCGGACAAACTCGTTGCAAGTGATATGCAGGCCCCCATCTCACGCGTGGAATTTGCATCCATTGTCGTCGCAGCCTATGAACTGCTAAACAAGACCTCGATTTTCGCTATGCCGGCGGATACTTTCCGTGACACAAAAGATGCCGACGCTCGAAAAGTTTCTGCCATCGGTGTCATGAAAGGCACTTCCAACGGACGATTTTTCCCGGACAATACTGTATCCCGTGAAGATGCCGCCGTCATTCTTTCCTCTCTCTACAAGGAGATTCGTCAGCCCGGATGGCGACGCTACGAAATGCAAATGGTCGGTGAACGTCGTTTTGCAGATGACTCCGACATCTCCCCCCATGCAAGGGAAAGCGTTTACTTTATGCGTAAATACGGCGTCATGAAAGGGCTCGGCGACAATCAATTTGCACCAAAGCTGGAGATGAATCGAGAGCAGAGCATTCTGCTCGTCCTTCGTATGTTTAAGGAGTTTTCAATCTGA
- the purF gene encoding amidophosphoribosyltransferase, with amino-acid sequence MSLHEECGIFGVYAPRNINAAALTYYGLYALQHRGQESAGIVVNNDGVFSSYKDLGLVSDVFTNDTLKNLPMGTMAVGHCRYGTTGETNRANVQPLEVNHQKGKLALAHNGNLSNTDILRDELELKGAIFHTTIDTETIVYLITQERLKTDSIEEAVSRAVGRLEGAFSLCLMSSAKMIAVRDPQGMRPVCYGMTSDGVYVVASESCALTAVGAKFIRDLKPGEILAFTEDGVTSRLEHCNKKQRSSCIFEYIYFARPDSEIDGISIHASRLKAGRILYESFPVDADVVIGVPDSGLDAALGYSQASGIPYGIGLIKNKYIGRTFIAPGQENRMDKVRIKLAPIIDTVKNKRVILIDDSIVRGTTSQRIVNLLRQAGTKEIHLFVTAPPFKHPCYYGTDIDSVEHLIACNHSIDEIKTLVGADSLGYFPMERLSELCDGLGYCSACFSGSYPTAIPRNTRKDRFERPLSEKKKA; translated from the coding sequence ATGAGTCTCCACGAAGAATGTGGTATTTTCGGTGTCTACGCACCACGTAACATAAATGCTGCCGCTTTGACTTACTACGGACTCTATGCCCTACAGCATCGGGGGCAGGAAAGTGCCGGTATCGTAGTCAATAACGACGGCGTTTTTTCGTCTTACAAAGATCTTGGTCTGGTCAGCGATGTCTTCACGAATGACACTCTGAAAAATCTCCCTATGGGTACTATGGCGGTTGGTCACTGCCGCTATGGCACAACGGGGGAAACAAATCGAGCCAATGTTCAGCCTCTTGAAGTCAATCACCAAAAAGGCAAGCTCGCTCTTGCACACAACGGCAACCTGTCAAATACCGATATTCTGCGTGATGAGCTTGAGCTCAAGGGAGCCATCTTTCATACGACCATTGACACAGAGACCATCGTCTACCTTATTACACAGGAACGACTCAAGACGGACTCTATTGAAGAGGCAGTCAGCCGCGCCGTCGGTCGTCTTGAGGGAGCCTTCTCTCTGTGTCTTATGTCGAGTGCCAAGATGATCGCCGTCCGTGATCCGCAGGGAATGCGCCCTGTTTGTTACGGCATGACCTCCGACGGGGTTTACGTTGTCGCCTCCGAAAGCTGCGCACTTACAGCTGTCGGTGCCAAGTTTATCCGTGATTTGAAACCGGGCGAAATTCTTGCCTTCACCGAAGACGGAGTCACTTCACGACTTGAACACTGCAATAAAAAACAGCGCAGCTCCTGTATCTTTGAGTATATCTACTTTGCTCGACCGGACTCCGAGATCGACGGCATCTCGATACACGCCTCCCGCCTGAAGGCAGGACGCATTCTCTACGAGAGCTTCCCCGTCGATGCAGATGTTGTCATCGGTGTTCCGGACTCCGGTCTCGATGCCGCGCTGGGCTATTCGCAAGCTTCCGGTATCCCATACGGTATAGGGCTCATTAAGAACAAGTACATCGGTCGTACCTTTATCGCACCGGGGCAGGAAAATCGTATGGACAAAGTGCGTATCAAACTTGCTCCGATCATAGATACCGTCAAAAATAAACGCGTCATTCTTATTGATGACTCTATTGTTCGAGGGACAACGAGCCAACGCATCGTCAATCTCCTTCGTCAGGCAGGAACAAAAGAGATTCATCTCTTTGTTACAGCGCCTCCATTCAAGCATCCTTGCTACTACGGCACCGACATTGACTCCGTGGAGCACCTCATTGCCTGTAATCACTCGATTGATGAGATCAAGACGCTTGTCGGCGCCGATAGTCTCGGATACTTTCCCATGGAGCGCCTCTCCGAACTATGTGACGGACTCGGTTACTGCAGCGCCTGTTTCAGCGGCTCCTATCCGACTGCAATACCGCGCAATACGAGAAAGGATCGCTTCGAAAGGCCCCTATCAGAGAAGAAAAAAGCATAA
- a CDS encoding branched-chain amino acid aminotransferase: protein MKKDIDWGNLSFTYQVTDKRYVTNYKNNVWDEGALIEDPMITLSEDAGVFQYAQTIFEGLKAYTTEDGRTVCFRPDLNAERLNDSARRLEMPPLPEGRFVKAVKQVVKANEAWVPPYGSGATLYIRPYMMGTNPVIGVKPADEYQFRIFTTPVGPYFKDGAKPIAVKISDFDRAAPHGTGHIKAGLNYAMSLHAIVTAHKEGFAENIYLDPATRTKIEETGGANILFVDADGNLVIPKSDSILPSVTRRSLTYVAEHYLGLKVTQREVLLSEVGGFKECGLCGTAAVISPVGKINDHGKEIVFSNGMEKMGPVMQKLYDTLTGIQMGRIEAPDGWLVEI, encoded by the coding sequence GTGAAAAAAGATATTGACTGGGGCAATCTTAGCTTCACCTATCAGGTAACAGACAAGCGCTATGTTACGAACTACAAAAATAATGTGTGGGATGAGGGGGCTCTCATTGAGGACCCTATGATTACTCTTTCCGAGGATGCCGGTGTCTTCCAGTATGCGCAGACGATTTTTGAAGGATTGAAAGCGTATACAACGGAAGATGGACGCACGGTGTGTTTTCGTCCGGATCTGAATGCTGAGCGTCTTAATGATTCCGCTCGGCGCTTAGAGATGCCTCCTCTTCCGGAGGGACGCTTCGTCAAAGCCGTCAAACAGGTTGTCAAGGCAAATGAGGCATGGGTGCCTCCCTACGGGAGCGGTGCAACTCTTTATATTCGTCCGTATATGATGGGGACGAATCCTGTTATCGGCGTGAAGCCGGCGGATGAGTACCAGTTCCGTATCTTTACGACACCTGTAGGTCCTTACTTCAAGGACGGTGCGAAGCCGATTGCTGTTAAAATTTCAGATTTTGATCGTGCAGCTCCACACGGTACAGGTCATATTAAGGCCGGCCTCAACTATGCGATGAGCCTTCATGCAATTGTGACGGCACATAAGGAAGGGTTTGCAGAGAATATCTATCTTGATCCTGCAACACGCACAAAGATTGAGGAGACGGGCGGAGCGAATATTCTCTTTGTCGATGCGGACGGCAACCTTGTCATACCGAAGTCGGACAGCATTCTTCCGTCCGTGACCCGCCGCTCGCTTACTTACGTTGCCGAACACTATCTTGGACTCAAGGTCACACAACGTGAAGTTCTTCTCTCTGAGGTCGGTGGGTTTAAGGAATGTGGCCTTTGCGGCACGGCAGCCGTCATTTCTCCGGTTGGAAAAATCAACGATCATGGGAAGGAAATTGTATTCTCCAACGGGATGGAAAAAATGGGACCGGTTATGCAAAAGCTATACGATACATTGACCGGCATTCAGATGGGGCGTATTGAGGCTCCTGACGGGTGGCTTGTTGAGATCTGA
- a CDS encoding lysophospholipid acyltransferase family protein: MIYYMILAVSYIACLMPGRLADAVGRSIALVLWPFLPKKRKELAVKQIIDCLGVTETEAKHIAKESTLRFGSMLLEVLRFPYINRHMEDFVTIEGKEHMAAGLAAGRGGIIATGHTGNWELLGGALSHAGFPIVGVAQRQKEAAADKFINRYRTMIGMHITYKDDVREMFQMMKQGWAIGLLADQDANRKDGIVLNFFGHATNCVTGPASLARSQNVPMVPIFITKQKDGRHRVICHPPIEVAHTKDKKKDIADALQQYQNILEAHIRAYPTEWFWLHDRWKSMRNRS; encoded by the coding sequence ATGATTTACTATATGATTTTAGCGGTAAGCTACATTGCTTGCCTGATGCCCGGAAGATTGGCAGATGCTGTCGGAAGAAGCATAGCACTCGTTCTGTGGCCTTTTTTGCCTAAAAAACGAAAAGAACTTGCAGTAAAACAGATTATAGATTGTCTGGGTGTCACGGAAACAGAGGCAAAACATATCGCTAAGGAAAGTACGCTGCGATTCGGTTCCATGCTTCTGGAGGTATTGCGGTTTCCCTATATCAATCGACATATGGAGGACTTTGTAACGATTGAAGGAAAAGAGCATATGGCCGCAGGGTTAGCAGCCGGCCGTGGAGGAATTATCGCTACCGGACATACAGGGAATTGGGAGCTGCTGGGCGGTGCACTGTCACATGCAGGATTTCCGATTGTAGGTGTAGCGCAGAGACAAAAGGAGGCTGCCGCAGATAAATTTATCAATCGGTATCGTACGATGATCGGCATGCATATCACCTATAAGGATGATGTACGAGAGATGTTTCAAATGATGAAACAGGGATGGGCGATAGGGCTGTTGGCAGATCAGGATGCAAATCGCAAGGACGGCATCGTATTGAACTTCTTTGGGCATGCGACCAACTGCGTCACCGGACCGGCCTCGCTGGCTCGCTCGCAAAATGTGCCGATGGTGCCCATTTTCATTACGAAACAAAAGGATGGCAGACATCGTGTCATCTGTCATCCTCCGATTGAAGTTGCACATACAAAGGATAAGAAGAAAGATATAGCAGATGCATTGCAGCAATACCAGAATATTTTAGAGGCGCATATCCGCGCTTACCCGACAGAATGGTTTTGGCTGCATGATCGCTGGAAATCCATGCGCAATCGGTCATAG